The bacterium DNA window AAGCGCCGCCCCGCCTCCGCCGCCTGCACGAAGCGCCCCAGCATGTCCTCGGCCATCGCGTCGTACAGCGCGGCCGGCTCCGCGATCACCCGGATCGAGAACTCCGGGTGGTGATGCGGCTCGCGGCGGGTGATGTCCGCCGCGGCGATGGCGCGCACGGCGTCACACGCCGCGGCGTCGCGGAAGGGGATCATGTCGAGCAAGTCACGACCGAGTGGCATCTCCAACTCCTGCAGACCATCCGTGTCCGAGGAAAAAGTGTAGTGCGGGCTTCCAGCCCGCCCAGGGCCAGTCCTTCTGGCGGGCTGGAAGCCCGCACTACACGAACTGACTGGGGTGCCGGCCTGCCCCCTACGGGAAGAACTGCGCCAGCTTCTGGATCGGCGCCGGGCGGTTGAACTGCCGGCACAGGGCGTAGGCCTCGGCGTACCGCACCCCGCAGGACACGCCATGCAGCACGGCCGCCGCCCTGATCTGCTCGAAGACATCGGTGCGGTGGTGGTCCTGCAGGTACTGGTGCTGGCTCACATGGCAGCGCATCGCCTCGAGCTTGCGCTCGAAGACGGGCGTGATGTCCACGTACAGGTCGGGCACGAACTCCCCGCCGGGCAGGGGGGCCATGTGCAGGGCGCTGGGGATGCCCGACGACGGGGGCTCCTCGGACACAATGGCCGGATTGCCCGCGTTGTTCGAGGCGTTCAGCGCCAACTCCGCCGCCGCCCGGTGGTGCTGGTGGTAGTCGCTCAGGGCCGGCACGATGAGCAGGTCGGGTTGCGTGCGGCGGATCAGGTTGCGAAAGGCCATCTCCGTCTCGCCGTAGTGGGTGCGCACTTGGTCCATGAGGTCATCGTCGCCGAAGCCCAGCCACTCCAGCCTCGCCCCCAGCACCTCGCACGCCGCGGCCATCTCCGCCTGGCGGACGCGGCTCCGCTCGGCTCTCTCCACCCCGGGGAGCCCCCCGAGGTTGCCGTTGCAGGCCACGGCCAGCGTCACCTTCAGCCCGGCGGCGGCCTGCAGGGCGACCGTGCCCGAGCACTGCATCTCGTCGTCAGGATGGGCGATCACCACAAGCACGCGCACGGCACCTCACCTCCCCATGCCTATGCTTCCCACCCGGGCGGTTCACCTTCTCGTCGGCGGAACATGGGGCGGCGTCGGAACGAAAGAAGGAAGATAACGGCACGACGGAGAAGAACGACATGTTATAGGCTCGGCGGACGTTCACATCTTGCGAAGGGTGGGCTCCCGATGCGGAAGGGTTTCACGCTCATTGAGTTGCTGGTCGTGATCGCCATCATCGCGATCCTGGCGGCCATACTCTTTCCCGTCTTCGCCAAGGCCCGTGAGAAAGCCCGTCAAGCCAGTTGCGTCTCGAACCTGCGGCAGATCGGCACCGCCTGCGCCATGTACTCGCAGGACTATGACATGCGCTACGTCCCCAAGTGCCTGGACCGCACCGGCACGGACATGGGCCGGTACTGGTACTACCTCATCATGCCGTACATGAAGAACGAGCAGATCCTGCGCTGCCCCAGCCGCCCGTGGGGCGGCAGCAAGTGTGGCTGCAGCGGCGGGGAGGACCGGCCAAACAACCCCTCCTATGACATGCCCTGCAGCAGCACGGGCACGGCCAGCTCCATGGGGATCATCGGCGCCGGCCGCGCCGAGACGGACGTGCAGGCGCCCTCCACGACCATCT harbors:
- a CDS encoding PIG-L family deacetylase; translated protein: MRVLVVIAHPDDEMQCSGTVALQAAAGLKVTLAVACNGNLGGLPGVERAERSRVRQAEMAAACEVLGARLEWLGFGDDDLMDQVRTHYGETEMAFRNLIRRTQPDLLIVPALSDYHQHHRAAAELALNASNNAGNPAIVSEEPPSSGIPSALHMAPLPGGEFVPDLYVDITPVFERKLEAMRCHVSQHQYLQDHHRTDVFEQIRAAAVLHGVSCGVRYAEAYALCRQFNRPAPIQKLAQFFP
- a CDS encoding DUF1559 domain-containing protein, with product MRKGFTLIELLVVIAIIAILAAILFPVFAKAREKARQASCVSNLRQIGTACAMYSQDYDMRYVPKCLDRTGTDMGRYWYYLIMPYMKNEQILRCPSRPWGGSKCGCSGGEDRPNNPSYDMPCSSTGTASSMGIIGAGRAETDVQAPSTTIYISDIYCSATTMGTTTADGVVTRMSYATSKRHNDGYNAVYADGHAKWLKEALYGYWTIDPSD